Below is a window of Mucilaginibacter sp. PAMC 26640 DNA.
TTTTTGAACCTGGAGGGTGATAAACTATCTACTTCCCGCAACCACGCTGTTTGGCTGCACGAATACCTGGAAGAATTTCCGGGTAAGCAGGATGAGTTGCGCTATGTGCTCACATCCATTCTCCCGGAAACCAGCGACAGCGAATTTACCTGGAAAGATTACCAGGCCCGTGTAAATAACGAGCTGGTGGCCATTTTAGGTAACTACGTTAACCGGGTAATGATCCTGATGCATAAATACTATGAAGGGAAGATAGAAAGCGAAAATGCTGCTCTTAAATTAACCGATGCTAAATTGGAGGCTGAACTCGGCGTGCATTATGGCGAGCTGGGGAAAAACCTGGAGAGTTATCGTTTCCGCGCGGCCATGCAGAATGTAATGGATATTGCCCGTTTGGGCAATCGTTACCTTACTGAGCAAGAGCCCTGGAAAACAATTAAAAATAATCCTGAAGCGGCCAAAACTGCCTTGCACAACAACCTGGTATTGATTGGCCACTTAGCTACCTGCCTGCAGCCATTTCTACCCGCCACCGCTAAAAAGATCTTCAATATGCTAAACCTGGGCGTTGATAATGTGGCTTTTAATGAACAACTCACGTTTGCAAATGGACATCAACTGAATCCTGCCGCCTTATTGTTTGAGAAGGTGGAGGATGAGGCGATGGATGCCCAAATTCAAAAACTAGCGGACAAAAAGAAAGCAGCCGTTGTGCCTGTAGAAGTAAAAGTAACACCGGCAAAAAGCAACATCACGTTTGATACCTTCGCTACAATGGACATCCGTACCGGTACGATTTTAACGGCCGAGAAGGTTGCCAAAACTAAAAAATTGTTAAAATTGACGGTCGATACCGGAATAGATCAGCGCACTGTGGTATCTGGCCTGGCGGAGCAATACGAACCGGAAGGCATCATCGGTAAAAAAGTAAGCATCCTGGTAAACCTGGAACCGCGCGAGATTAAAGGTATCCTTTCACAGGGAATGATCCTGATGGCAGAAGATGCTGAGGGCAAGCTAAGCTTTGTAACCGCTGCTGATGAAATGCCAAACGGATCGGGCATAAGATAGTAAATGTGGAGCGTTGCAGATGATGCACAAATGGCTTTGACAAATGAGGTATAATTTGCACCTTTGCAATTCAATTTGCAGATCTGCATTTCCACGCGTTTGCACGTTAACAGGTCCCGTAGTTCAACGGATAGAATAGGAGTTTCCTAAACTCTAGATATGAGTTCGATTCTCGTCGGGACCACAAAAAAAGCCTCTCATGCTAACATGAGGGGCTTTTTACATAAATTAAAACAAGTTAGATGCGGATCTGTAGTTTATTCTTTAAATGCTTCTAATTTGGAGTAAGAGGGTTCCCTAAAACTTGATGAAATCCAGTATTCCACCATTGCCCCTTTTTCGTAATTTGATCACTGTGCCGGCGCGTAATATTTTAGCCCTGCAATGCCTATCATGATTAGTAGTATGAACAAAGCTTCGGGTAGGGAAATCGACTGCTTTAAAAAAAACATCTCTGCTAGTTTAATAAATGTGAGACTAATGGCTGTCCACACGGCAAAGGCCATGGCCATAGGTAGTTGCTTAACTGCCTGCGAAAAAAAATAGACGTTGATAATACCAAATACAATATAACCAGCAAATGGTAAAATGATAGGCAGGCTCACGCTTAAATTAAACGCAGTACTGCCGTTCAGTTTTATAAGGTCGTTAAACTTCATGAGCTTTAACGAAAACGTCCATGCTGTTTCACAGGCAGCAGCTATAATTAAATATATCCAGGCCACAGTATTAATTGTTAATAATTATAATTGTTTAGTGACCCACCAACGGGTTACTAAATGTGTTGTTTACGTCTGAGTTTGCTTATTTTTTCCATACAATAAGGCCGAAGTTCATAATACCATTTAAACCACCGGTATGTTAGTAACTTCTGTTCATCAAATCGCCTGACAGAAAACGCATGCTGTAAAAAATAATCACGTGGGTAAGAATACGGTAGCCCCCAATTTTCAGGTCTGTTACCGGGAGCATGATGGGGATCATAAATTGTTCCGAAAAGATAATCCCAAACGGAAAATTTGGTAGAGAAGTTAGCGTGAAATACTTCTTGGTAATTGGCATGATGCCATAAATGTAGTTGTGGCGTATTGAAAAAATATTTAAACTTACCCAGGTTCACACGAATATTGGCGTGGATGAACATTCCAAAAACGGCGTCGAGCAAAGCCTTTATCGGTATCACTTCAGGTGCCGCACCTAACAAGATAATGGGCGCGAACTCTATGGTTTGGTTGATAACTATCTCCATAATATGCGACCGCGACCCGGCTAAGAAGTCCACCTGTTTACCAGAATGATGCGCTTCATGAATGCGCCAGAATAGCTTATTTGAGTGCTGGAAGCGATGGAAAAGGTAAATGTATAAATCATGCGTAAACAGAAAGAACAAAACTTGCACGATTACCGGCCAATGACTTACAAACTGGATCTTCGAAAAATCCAAATGTTGGCTTAACGGCGAAATGAGATAATCAAAGATCAGGATCTTTAAAAAGTAACTTTGAATAATGGTATACCAAACCAAATCAACCCAAAAGCCCTCCCTGAAAAAAGGAAGGCCTTTACGGTAAGGCAGAATTCTTTCCCATGCAATTAAAATAGTTGCACAATTAAAGAGTATTATAGTGGTAATGGTTACAATGTTCTCTTGCGGCATTAGCTAAGTGGTGTCTTTTCTTTAAACTCCTCGCTGATATTTACGCGCAGCCTTCTCATAGGCGATAGTTCAGACTCATACACTTTTTTGATGCCGTCGCCAATAGCTGTTTCCACATCACGGATATCGCGTACCAAACGTTGCAGGCCCTGTGGCTCTACAGAAGCCGCGTGGTCTGATCCCCACATGGCACGGTCAAGCGTAAAGTGGCGCTCTACAAATGTGGCTCCCATTGCAACTGCACTTATGGTAGTAGCCAAGCCTGTTTCATGGCCCGAATAGCCGATTGGTACTCCCGGGAATTTATTACCAAGCGTTTCGATCATTTTCAAATTCAATTCTTCGGGCCGGCACGGGTATGCCGACGTAGCGTGTGCCACAAATAAAGGGTAAGCCGAATCGTAATCATTTATAAACGCCATGGCATTTTCTATCTCTTTCATGGTAGACATACCTGTCGACAGCATCAGCGGACGGCCCGTTTTTAAAATCCGTGCTATCAGCTTATAATCGGTTAATGACGCGGAAGCTAGTTTATATATAATTGTATCAAACTGTTCCATAAAATCAACCGAAGGGACGTCCCATGCTGAAACAAACCAATCGATGCCCGCTTTTTTACAATATTGGTCGATTGTAGCATATTCGGCCACCCCAAATTCTGTTTTGCGTTTATAGTCTATGTATGACATACGTCCCCACGGGGTGTCTCGCATTATTTCCCATTGATCTTTAGGTACACAGATTTCAGGGGTACGTTTTTGAAACTTTACGGCATCCGCACCGGCAGTTACGGCTTCATCTATCAATTTTTTTGTAATTTCAAGCGATCCGTTATGGTTTATACCGATTTCGGCTATGATGTAGCAAGGGGCACCATCGCCAATATTACGGCCATTACGCAAAGTAACAACGCCATTTTTCATAGAGCCGGCTGGCACGAAGGCCTCTTTCGCTTCAATGATCAGTTCCGCAAACTCGCGGAAACAGCCTTCACCGCTTTTGATATGGCAAATATAGTCCGCAATAGCTTTGATGCCGGGTAACGCGTCCGCCGGGCAGGCAGCCAGTCCTACCAGTTTCATTATCTCTGCGTCGTTATAATCATCGCCTATATAAGCCACCTCATCTGGTTTTAAGCTTAGTTTTTGGATGATGCCCGCCAGCACAGCTGGTTTATCTTTTACAAAAAGGTGAAGCTC
It encodes the following:
- a CDS encoding methionine--tRNA ligase yields the protein MSQLNKYKRYTITSALPYANGPLHIGHLAGAYLPADIFVRYLRLMKKDVVYICGSDEHGAAITIKAKKENTTPTAIIDKYHKQIKDSFEEFGISFDIYHRTSSAIHHDLSQEFFLNLYEKGEFIEKFSEQYYDEDFDQFLADRYITGTCPVCSYDRAYGDQCENCGTSLNPTDLIDPISTLSSKKPVLKPTKHWYLPLDKYQPWLEKWIDEKEGEWKVNVFGQCRSWLKSGLQPRSMTRDLDWGIDVPLAEAKGKKLYVWMDAPIGYISATKQWAIDNGKDWQQYWKKQANTEDDACLMHFIGKDNIVFHCIIFPAILKAHGDYILPQNVPANEFLNLEGDKLSTSRNHAVWLHEYLEEFPGKQDELRYVLTSILPETSDSEFTWKDYQARVNNELVAILGNYVNRVMILMHKYYEGKIESENAALKLTDAKLEAELGVHYGELGKNLESYRFRAAMQNVMDIARLGNRYLTEQEPWKTIKNNPEAAKTALHNNLVLIGHLATCLQPFLPATAKKIFNMLNLGVDNVAFNEQLTFANGHQLNPAALLFEKVEDEAMDAQIQKLADKKKAAVVPVEVKVTPAKSNITFDTFATMDIRTGTILTAEKVAKTKKLLKLTVDTGIDQRTVVSGLAEQYEPEGIIGKKVSILVNLEPREIKGILSQGMILMAEDAEGKLSFVTAADEMPNGSGIR
- a CDS encoding fatty acid hydroxylase, translating into MPQENIVTITTIILFNCATILIAWERILPYRKGLPFFREGFWVDLVWYTIIQSYFLKILIFDYLISPLSQHLDFSKIQFVSHWPVIVQVLFFLFTHDLYIYLFHRFQHSNKLFWRIHEAHHSGKQVDFLAGSRSHIMEIVINQTIEFAPIILLGAAPEVIPIKALLDAVFGMFIHANIRVNLGKFKYFFNTPQLHLWHHANYQEVFHANFSTKFSVWDYLFGTIYDPHHAPGNRPENWGLPYSYPRDYFLQHAFSVRRFDEQKLLTYRWFKWYYELRPYCMEKISKLRRKQHI
- a CDS encoding N-acetylneuraminate synthase, giving the protein MKNGVVTLRNGRNIGDGAPCYIIAEIGINHNGSLEITKKLIDEAVTAGADAVKFQKRTPEICVPKDQWEIMRDTPWGRMSYIDYKRKTEFGVAEYATIDQYCKKAGIDWFVSAWDVPSVDFMEQFDTIIYKLASASLTDYKLIARILKTGRPLMLSTGMSTMKEIENAMAFINDYDSAYPLFVAHATSAYPCRPEELNLKMIETLGNKFPGVPIGYSGHETGLATTISAVAMGATFVERHFTLDRAMWGSDHAASVEPQGLQRLVRDIRDVETAIGDGIKKVYESELSPMRRLRVNISEEFKEKTPLS